A stretch of Methanosphaerula palustris E1-9c DNA encodes these proteins:
- a CDS encoding DUF7504 family protein, translated as MGEYFTSEDLAEKRIFLVLSAATALRENNARIVMEMTAQGYGVIVITTSYPCAVLRSVYTKHGIDLDRISFIDTITTFALGSTPGHDPQCWYVNNPSNLTDIGIAVSELLKQHTDQKTCILIDSVSTMLIYLSSVNISKFIHFVSNKLRLMDIAGIFLAVEKGLDPLLMTQLTTFADSTIEMLDP; from the coding sequence ATGGGGGAGTACTTCACCAGTGAGGACCTGGCAGAAAAACGGATCTTCCTCGTCCTCTCGGCGGCCACGGCGCTGCGCGAGAACAACGCCAGGATTGTCATGGAGATGACCGCGCAGGGGTATGGAGTGATCGTGATCACGACCAGTTACCCATGTGCTGTCCTTCGGAGCGTATACACAAAACATGGCATCGATCTCGACCGGATCTCCTTCATCGATACGATCACAACCTTTGCGCTCGGGTCGACTCCAGGTCATGATCCCCAGTGCTGGTATGTGAACAATCCTTCCAACCTGACCGACATCGGGATCGCGGTCAGTGAACTGCTCAAACAGCATACAGACCAGAAGACCTGTATCCTGATCGATTCGGTCTCGACGATGCTGATCTACCTCTCGTCGGTGAACATCTCCAAGTTCATCCACTTCGTCTCGAACAAACTCCGGCTGATGGATATTGCAGGGATCTTTCTGGCGGTGGAGAAGGGGCTCGATCCCCTGCTGATGACCCAGTTGACCACCTTCGCGGACAGCACGATTGAGATGCTGGATCCCTGA